One region of Mycobacterium riyadhense genomic DNA includes:
- the iniC gene encoding isoniazid-induced dynamin-like GTPase IniC, whose amino-acid sequence MSTSDRVRAILGGTIEAYRGEPTYRQRQDVFHELDRIGARLAEPIRIALAGTLKAGKSTLLNALVGDDIAPTDATEATRIVTWFRHGPTPKVTANHRGGRRSNVPITHDRGLSFDLRRINPADVVDLDVEWPAEELANATIIDTPGTSSLTRDASERTLRLLVPDDGVPRVDAVVFLLRTLNAADIALLKQIGELVGGSAGALGIIGVASRADEIGAGRIDAMLSAKDVAKRFTSEMDQTGICQAVLPVSGLLALTARTLRQSEFAALRKLAGADNADVNKALLSVDRFVRPDSPLPVDAGTRAQLLERFGMFGIRISIAVLAAGVSDAAGLSTELLERSGLTALRDVIDQQFAQRADMLKAHTALVSLRRFVEAHPVMATPYVIADIDPLLADTHAFVELRLLSQLRSRTTTFNEEEIASLRRLLGASGTNPAARLGLTTEDPQEGPRAAFAAAQRWRRRAEHPLNDPFTSGACRAAVRSAEALVAEFAARR is encoded by the coding sequence GTGAGCACTAGCGATCGGGTTCGCGCGATTCTGGGCGGGACCATCGAGGCCTACCGGGGCGAGCCGACCTACCGCCAACGCCAAGACGTCTTTCACGAACTGGATCGCATCGGTGCGCGCCTTGCCGAACCGATCCGCATTGCACTAGCCGGCACGCTCAAGGCCGGAAAGTCCACGTTGCTCAATGCGCTGGTCGGCGACGACATCGCCCCCACCGACGCGACTGAGGCCACCCGCATCGTGACCTGGTTCCGGCACGGCCCCACCCCGAAGGTCACCGCCAATCATCGCGGCGGCCGGCGCTCGAACGTGCCGATCACCCATGACCGGGGGCTGTCCTTCGACTTGCGCAGGATCAACCCCGCCGACGTGGTGGACCTCGACGTCGAGTGGCCCGCCGAAGAGTTGGCCAACGCCACCATCATCGACACCCCGGGAACCTCGTCGTTGACACGCGATGCATCCGAGCGCACGTTGCGGTTGTTGGTGCCCGACGACGGGGTGCCGCGGGTGGATGCGGTGGTGTTCCTGTTGCGTACCCTCAACGCCGCCGACATCGCGCTGCTCAAACAGATCGGAGAGCTGGTGGGCGGTTCGGCGGGAGCGCTGGGCATCATCGGTGTGGCGTCCCGCGCGGACGAGATAGGCGCTGGCCGCATCGACGCGATGCTGTCGGCTAAGGACGTGGCCAAGCGGTTCACCAGCGAGATGGACCAGACCGGCATCTGTCAGGCGGTGCTGCCGGTGTCCGGATTGCTCGCATTGACCGCACGGACCTTGCGTCAGAGCGAGTTTGCCGCATTGCGCAAACTCGCCGGTGCCGACAACGCCGACGTCAACAAGGCGCTGCTGAGCGTGGACCGTTTCGTCCGGCCGGACAGTCCGTTGCCGGTGGACGCGGGAACCCGCGCGCAATTGCTGGAGCGGTTCGGCATGTTCGGCATCAGAATCTCGATCGCGGTGCTGGCAGCGGGTGTCAGCGACGCGGCGGGGCTGTCCACCGAACTACTGGAGCGCAGCGGGCTGACGGCGCTGCGCGACGTGATCGACCAACAGTTCGCGCAGCGCGCCGACATGCTCAAGGCGCACACCGCGCTGGTGTCACTGCGCCGGTTCGTCGAGGCGCACCCGGTCATGGCAACGCCGTACGTCATCGCCGATATCGACCCGCTGCTGGCCGACACCCACGCCTTCGTAGAACTTCGGCTGCTGAGCCAGTTACGGTCGAGGACAACGACTTTCAACGAGGAAGAAATCGCGTCGCTGCGGCGTCTCCTCGGCGCATCGGGGACGAATCCGGCCGCGCGGCTCGGCCTGACCACCGAGGATCCTCAAGAGGGTCCGCGTGCCGCTTTCGCAGCGGCGCAACGTTGGCGCCGTCGTGCCGAGCATCCGCTCAACGACCCGTTCACCAGCGGGGCCTGCCGTGCCGCGGTGCGCAGTGCCGAAGCGCTGGTGGCGGAGTTCGCCGCGCGTCGCTGA
- a CDS encoding IS110 family transposase has product MLFVGDDWAQDHHDVYLMDEAGARLAATRLPEGLTGIGQFHELLAEHADDPGEVIIGIETDRGMWVGALVAAGYQVYAVNPRSVARYRDRHGVSGAKSDAADAKLLADLVRTDRHNHRPLSADSSQGDAIQVLARAHQGLIWTRARQSATLRANLLQYYPAALEALPSLGDRDRDRDALAVLGRAPTPTQGARLSLSKIGSALKAGGRQRNIDERARQIQAALRTEQLAAPEAVTQACGAITSATVNVLIELTDQISQLETTLAEHCEKHPDADIYRSLPGLGVILSARVLGEFGDAPNRYTTAKSRKNYAGTSPLTVASGRQKLVRARYVRNDRLYDAIDRWAFAALQCSPGVRAYYDQHRAAGDTHHQALRALGNRLVGILHGCLRHQTLYNEDTAWAHRQLTAA; this is encoded by the coding sequence ATGTTGTTTGTTGGCGATGACTGGGCCCAAGACCATCACGACGTGTATCTGATGGACGAGGCTGGCGCACGTTTGGCCGCAACGCGATTACCTGAGGGGTTGACCGGGATCGGGCAGTTCCACGAGTTGCTCGCCGAGCATGCCGACGATCCCGGCGAGGTGATCATCGGGATCGAGACCGACCGCGGCATGTGGGTGGGTGCGCTGGTCGCGGCCGGTTATCAGGTGTACGCGGTCAATCCGAGGTCGGTGGCCCGGTACCGGGACCGCCATGGGGTTTCGGGCGCGAAATCCGACGCCGCTGATGCGAAGTTACTGGCCGATCTGGTCCGCACCGACCGCCACAACCACCGCCCACTCAGCGCCGATAGTTCGCAGGGCGACGCGATCCAGGTGCTGGCCCGTGCCCATCAGGGCCTGATCTGGACGCGGGCGCGCCAGTCGGCCACACTGCGCGCCAACTTGTTGCAGTACTATCCGGCGGCCCTAGAAGCGTTGCCCAGTCTGGGCGACCGGGATCGCGACCGCGACGCGCTGGCAGTGCTGGGCCGAGCTCCCACCCCCACACAAGGTGCCCGGTTGAGTCTTAGCAAAATCGGATCGGCGCTTAAAGCCGGTGGGCGCCAACGCAACATCGACGAACGCGCTCGCCAGATCCAAGCGGCCCTGCGCACCGAGCAACTGGCCGCCCCCGAGGCCGTCACACAGGCCTGCGGCGCCATCACCAGCGCCACGGTCAACGTGCTGATCGAACTCACCGATCAGATCAGCCAGTTGGAAACCACGCTGGCTGAGCATTGTGAAAAGCACCCGGACGCCGACATCTACCGCTCCCTGCCAGGACTTGGTGTCATCCTCAGCGCCCGGGTGCTCGGTGAGTTCGGGGACGCCCCGAACCGCTACACCACCGCCAAGTCTCGCAAAAACTACGCCGGCACATCACCGTTGACCGTCGCGTCGGGAAGACAAAAACTCGTGCGGGCCCGCTACGTCCGCAACGACCGCCTCTACGACGCCATCGACCGCTGGGCGTTCGCCGCCCTGCAATGCAGTCCCGGTGTGCGCGCCTACTACGACCAACACCGCGCCGCCGGCGACACCCACCACCAAGCCCTACGGGCCTTGGGTAACCGCCTCGTGGGCATCCTGCACGGTTGCCTACGTCACCAAACCCTCTACAACGAAGACACCGCCTGGGCCCACCGACAACTCACCGCCGCT